A DNA window from Phragmites australis chromosome 11, lpPhrAust1.1, whole genome shotgun sequence contains the following coding sequences:
- the LOC133884444 gene encoding laccase-12, translating into MAFSTPLASGAPLVVVAAVILLAAAMEAEADTRHYQFDVQMTSVTRLCSTKSIVTVNGQYPGPTLFAREGDHVEVKVVNHSPYNMSIHWHGVRQLFSGWADGPSYITQCPIQPGQSYVYRFQIIGQRGTLWWHAHISWLRATVHGPIVILPPAGVPYPFPTPYEEVPVMFGEWWRNDTEAVIAQALQTGGGPNISDAYTINGLPGPLYNCSAQDTFKLKVKPGKTYMLRLINAALNDELFFSIANHTLTVVDVDAVYIKPFTVDTLVIAPGQTSNVLLATKPSYPGATYYMEARPYTNTQGTFDNTTVAGVLEYEDPCPSGSSSSAKNLPVFAPTLPQINDTNFVSNYTAKLRSLASAEYPAAVPQQVDHRFFFTVGLGTHPCAVNGTCQGPNGSRFAASINNVSFVLPTTALLQSHFTGKSRGVYASNFPAFPLMPFNYTGTPPNNTNVMNGTKVVVLPFGTNVELVMQDTSILGAESHPLHLHGFNFYVVGQGFGNFDPANDPAKFNLVDPVERNTAGVPAGGWVVIRFRADNPGVWFMHCHLEVHMSWGLKMAWLVLDGSRPDQKLPPPPLDLPKC; encoded by the exons ATGGCGTTCTCCACTCCTCTCGCTAGCGGCGCGCCTCTCGTCGTCGTCGCGGCGGTGATCCtgctcgccgccgccatggaAGCTGAGGCCGACACGAGGCACTACCAGTTCGAT GTGCAAATGACGAGCGTGACGCGGCTGTGCAGCACCAAGAGCATCGTGACGGTGAACGGGCAGTACCCGGGGCCGACGCTGTTCGCGAGGGAGGGCGACCACGTCGAGGTCAAGGTGGTGAACCACTCCCCCTACAACATGAGCATCCACTGGCACGGCGTGCGGCAGCTGTTCAGCGGGTGGGCGGACGGGCCGTCGTACATCACGCAGTGCCCTATCCAGCCGGGGCAGAGCTACGTGTACCGATTCCAGATCATCGGGCAGCGCGGCACGCTGTGGTGGCACGCGCACATCTCCTGGCTCCGCGCCACCGTGCACGGCCCCATCGTCATCCTGCCCCCGGCCGGCGTGCCGTACCCGTTCCCGACGCCGTACGAGGAGGTGCCCGTCATGTTCGGCGAATGGTGGAGGAACGACACCGAGGCGGTGATCGCGCAGGCGCTGCAGACCGGCGGCGGCCCCAACATCTCCGACGCGTACACCATTAACGGACTCCCTGGCCCTCTCTACAACTGCTCGGCTCAAG ACACGTTCAAGCTGAAGGTGAAGCCTGGGAAGACGTACATGCTCCGGCTCATCAACGCTGCACTCAACGACGAGCTCTTCTTCTCCATCGCCAATCACACGCTCACCGTCGTCGACGTCGACGCGGTCTACATCAAGCCCTTCACCGTCGACACCCTCGTCATCGCGCCGGGGCAGACCAGCAACGTGCTCCTCGCCACCAAGCCATCGTACCCCGGCGCGACCTACTACATGGAGGCGCGGCCGTACACCAACACGCAGGGCACCTTCGACAACACCACCGTCGCCGGCGTCCTCGAGTACGAGGACCCCTGCCCCTCcggctcctcctcttccgccaaGAATCTCCCGGTCTTCGCGCCGACCCTGCCGCAGATCAACGACACAAACTTCGTGTCCAACTACACCGCGAAGCTCCGCAGCCTCGCGAGCGCCGAGTACCCGGCCGCCGTGCCGCAGCAGGTGGACCACCGCTTCTTCTTCACCGTCGGTCTCGGGACGCACCCCTGCGCTGTCAACGGGACGTGCCAGGGCCCCAACGGGTCCCGGTTCGCGGCGTCCATCAACAACGTCTCCTTCGTGCTCCCCACGACGGCGCTGCTGCAGTCCCACTTCACCGGCAAGTCCAGGGGCGTCTACGCTTCCAACTTCCCGGCCTTCCCGCTGATGCCGTTCAACTACACCGGCACGCCGCCGAACAACACGAACGTGATGAACgggaccaaggtggtggtgcTTCCGTTCGGCACCAACGTGGAGCTGGTGATGCAGGACACGAGCATCCTCGGCGCCGAGAGCCACCCGCTGCACCTGCACGGCTTCAACTTCTACGTGGTCGGCCAAGGGTTCGGCAACTTCGACCCGGCCAACGACCCGGCCAAGTTCAACCTCGTCGACCCCGTCGAGCGCAACACCGCCGGCGTGCCTGCCGGCGGCTGGGTCGTCATCCGCTTCCGTGCCGACAACCCAG GTGTGTGGTTCATGCATTGTCACCTGGAGGTGCACATGAGCTGGGGTCTGAAAATGGCATGGCTGGTGCTGGACGGCAGCCGACCTGACCAGAAGCTCCCTCCACCACCGTTGGATCTGCCAAAATGCTAG